A stretch of DNA from Salvelinus fontinalis isolate EN_2023a chromosome 17, ASM2944872v1, whole genome shotgun sequence:
GAATCCCATCCGCTTGACTATCATTGGTCTGAATTTACACAAACCGGCAGGATTCTAATATACCATTGGCTGAATAGGGCTGTCCATCATATAATGAACGGAATACTGGGCGGGAGACAGTAATAGACATAGTTAGGTTGAGAAAACAATAAATGCGGCCTAGTTGGGACAATTTGGCTCAGAGGTTCTACACGTTGGATTTTGCTGTCAAACATCCAAATAAACGAGTAACCACCAGTTTACTAAAAGTTTAACTTGAATAAGAAGTAAAGATATGTCCTATTACCTGCATAATGTATCTAATAATGGGGAATGTTTTGTTAACCATCCAGGCAATAATACAACTTGACCTCTTATATTTTCAGCCTCTACAAAAGGTGACCATGTTGATTCAATGTTATAACCCTTCACTCAAAATTTTAGCTGTGCCTAGACTGGAGATGCAATGCTTATTTTAAAATGTTCTTAATTATATTATTTCTGTACACTAAATCAAAACTGAAATGCACCTTGAGGCTTATGTTGTGATGGTCTCTAGAAGGTGCATCCatcaaatatattattattagcaCTGGATTCACTAACAAAATCACTAGCAGCAGAGGAATATATGACACCTCACCTCAATTCTTTCAAATGCCCAGTTGTCCATTAACTGCCACCTGATGAGATGCCCTCATCTCACCTTTGCCCCATTATGCTCCAAGTATATGATTTTCTGTATGGTGCTCTCTATTTAAGTTGAAACTGGGTATTGTCTTGTGTTTTTATTTTCCTGGTACACACAAACTGAACTGGTACATTATAGTAAAAGTGGCCTGCTAAATGAAAGATAGGTTGCCAACAGTTACTGTATTTTTACAGCCCTAGTATCCAGTAACGTATTTTTTGTGTTCCTACATGGCTTTGGAGACCTCCAAACAGAGGAACAGGTTCACActcccagtacacacacactcaacattgCCGCCTAGAGGTGATAGTGTGTGTAAACTGTGAGTGTGAACCTGTTCCTCTGTTTGGAGGTCTCCAAAGCCATGTAGGAGCACAGAAAATCAGTTACTGGATACTGGAGTTGCAAAAATCCAGCAACCTTGCCCAAATGCCattgttttccagaaatcctggttggaatcAGGAAGGAATAACAGGATATCTgtaatcctccaaccaggatttctggaaaacttgTGAATTTTGGGAAATGTACTGGAATTTTGCCACCCTACTTGATACAAATTACATTACATCTTTTAAAATATTTAAGGTAACCTCATGTTTAATAAAAGCACAAATAAACACGTTGCATTTTATTTTTGTTACTCATTTTCAAATGTACTCGTGTAAAAAGTAGGCTATTAGCCTTGTGTACATTTTTTTTAAGCAAAGTAGTAAAGAAAAGTAGATTGTCACGTTTAACAACTAGTAAAGAACACTCAATGTTCTGACAAGTATAGTTAAGTAAACATTCACATTTAACAACTAGTAGACTATGTTGACATTTAACAACTAGTACATAACTCAATATTCagaatatatacacatatatatatatatatatacacatacactgaacaaaaatataaatgcaacatgcaacaatttcaaatattttactgagttacagttcatagaaggaaatcagttaattgaaatcaattcattaggccctaatctatggatttcacattactgggcAGGAGCACAGCCATGAACATTCTATTAAATggtaacagctctgttggacattcctgcagtcatcatgccaattgcaTTCTCTCTCAAAACCTgcaacattgtgttgtgtgacaaaactgcacattttagtggccttttactTTCCCCAGCAaaatgtgcacctgtgtaatgattatgctatTTAATTAGCTTAttgatgtgccacacctgtcaggtggctggattatcttggcaaaggagaaatggtcactaacagggatgtaaacttgAGAgaaactaacagggatgtaaacaaaacttgagagaaataagctttttgtgtgtatggaacatttctgggattttatttcagctcaagaaaaatgggaccaacactttacatgttgtgcttATATTTTCGTTCAGTATAATAATATGTGACGCAGACAAACATTTTTCAAACATAAATCTCTGTTTAAACCTCAGTACACACAGCCTTTGATTACTTTTAAACAGCTTAACAAACACAACAAAGAATACACCTCTAATACATAATCTGTGAGAAAAATCACATTCCTTTTTCATTCAGGGAATATTTTGTCATGTGTGCATATTTTGCTGTTGTAACGCAAAAGGAGAACTTGCTCAAACTGATCATCAGTCAGACCATTCCTTTGGGGGGTGAGAATGTTCCCGTTATGACTGAAGAGGCGCTCCACAGGAGCACTTGAAGGTAGGATGGTGTTGAATTTGAGGAACAGCTTTCTCACTCTTGGGAAGTATTTCAGGCAGCTGAGATTTTTGCTGGTTCCCTCTAGGTACCTCCGGACTTCCTCTTCTGTGTCACTGTTGCCGGTCCCAGGGCCAAAACTGAAGAATTCATCTTCTGACTGCATATCGTCGCTGCCGATTGGTGCACCATCAGTCAGCTCCATTGGGGTCGCCTCAGCTACTAGCATCAAATGCATGTCTTCTCTCTCAGCTTCTGGTAGCCACCACAAACGAAATTGTGGAGTAGTCGCTGTTGCCATTTTTGCATCCAGACTAGCAAACAGCTGTTTGAAGCGGGAATCTATTGCTTCTAGAACAGGGTTGATTACGTCGAAGAGATAGAGTGTAAGAGTTTTCTTCTCACATAGCTTTTTCTTCAATGTGAGTACCGTTGGTATGACCAGTCCAAGAAAACATTTTTGCTCTCCTTGGAAGAGGTCCAGTGCAAAAGCAAGTGGCTTGAAGACATCTATGTATTCTTTTAAAAATGCTATCTCGTAAGATAGCAGTCTTGGGACCCCCAGGCTGTCACAAACATCCATTAGTTTTGTTTCAGGGAGAGAAACCATCTTTTCCACTGCACAGTATTCAGAATTCCAGCGACTCTCACAAGGAGCAGTCAATTTCATTTTCTCTATGTCCTCCACTGCTGCTATAGTCAATGGGGATAGGTGGACCCTGTTCCATACTACAGAACACTTGGCCATTGCGCTGTAGTACACTTGGGCAGTTTCTCCCTGTGATAGAGCTTGCGCTAGGTCATGGGAGGCAATCAGATTCAATGCGTGTGATGCACATTTCTGGTGCGGCAGCAGAAAGAGGTGCATGGCCTCATCTGCTCCGTCAAGAATGTTGCCCACGTCCTCAAATTCAACATTGTCATCTTCATCATTTTCATTGTCCCCCTTTGAAAACTCTTTAAAGACTTTGACGAAGTTGCTGCCATTATCAGTGACAGTAGCCTGAAGTTTGTTTTCAATATTGTAGGCCACATGAATCTCATTTATCTTGGCTGCAATTGTATCAAATGTGTGTGCGCCCCGTATTCTGGCGCAGGCAAGTGCAGCAGACTTCCTCTCCAGCTCATTCTTCTCAATCCAATGACATGTCATCCCAATGTAGCTTCTGTTGTGGGCTGTCCAGATATCTGCTGTAGTGCACACTGATTGTACACTGTCCAGATTTTCCTTTAGTTTATCCTTCATTTTGGAGAATGCCATCTCAATTCTATTGATAAATGTATTTCGGGTCATGGACATCTTTCCTCCACTTAAGCCTTCAATCAGCTTCCTGAACGCAGGCTGTTCCAAGACAGACAGCGATTGGACATCATCCACCATGAAGTTGAAGACCAGGGCGTTCACTTTTGGCTGTGACGTCATTTGATGGACTAGGTTTTCCAGCTTGGATCTCTTGTACTTTGGCTCCTTAGGAGAGTCTGAGGTGGTTGGTCCATTTGGTCCATTCATCTCAACTTTAGGGGACTTTAGATACATGCTGGGATGCTTTctctgaaatacaaaaataaaatgcattaataCAGAAGCATACATATCAGAACATCTGTTGTATTTGTAATGCCCAAAATATTTGCCCAACCTATTTATTGCAATATACACAGAGCCCATCCTTATGCAATTGCTTCTGCAGGTGAACACACACTTACATACTGACCACCAGTAGAATCCCGTTTACCCATATGATATACATTTCATGCATCTCAAGTCTTAAGtggcatcctctcctcctctccagcttTACTTATAGGAAGAAGCAGGCTAGGTGAAACTAGCAAGATCCTTTTACTTTCACCCCTTTCTTTCTTTATTTGTATGCAAAACACAATCTTAGCCAAGTCACAAAATATATCAGTCAGTCAGCAAATTAACAAATGTGATGCTCTTGAACATGGCTCTATTGAGAGCGCACCCCTTCCCAAAtgttttgtggttgtggttgcTGTCTTTGTTGTTATTTTTCAGTAGGTGAAAATGACAACTCATTGCAATGTTTAAGAATGTTCGAATTACATTTCCAATATACTTTTTTGTCTGATCGTGTAATTGTATTTCGGGGGTATGGCGACGCATGTGGGAACCAATGAAATGACAGTATTATGGGCTGGACGAAATACACCGCCACCCAATCAAAACACAGTGAAGCCTTCATTCTTTATTGGGAAAGAGATGGTAGCAGAGTAGTAGCTAGGCCACAGCTGGTATATAAAGTTGATTCGGGCTTTGGCTACATTTTGTTTAAACTATCTGCATTTTTAACACGCCATACAACATGTTAATTGAAAGCATTTACTAACCTCTAAATGTTTCTTCAGATTTGATGTCGAGTTCTTGGAGGTAGACAGCATGCGGATTTTGGGTTTGCATAGAACACATTGAACGATTATATTCTTGTCTTTTACTTCTTTGAAAATAAAATGTTGTCGATATCGCCAGACGTGGAACGATGTGGCAAGAGTATCGGTATCCATACTGGTATCCATTTTTAACAATTTATCCGTACAATGTGTTGCATTTAGAGCGAGACAGCAATTTCTGGAAACAGACAAAGCACACTGCGGTAGTCTGATTACGTAACCACGTAATCCGGATTACTTGTAATGCGTTACTACCATTGGTTACTTTCTACCGAAGTAACCCAGCCCCCTGTGTGTTTGTGGCTTTGTTCCAAATGGTCTTTATTACAGTCGTGTATGATCACAATTTAGGAGATGATATTGATGTGGCACCTGGGTATAATTACTTCCCCAATAGTGAGTTTTTCTAGAAGGGATACATATTTTGTCAAATATAACTTTTCGTtgtattcattttttaaatttaactaggcaaatcaagaagaacaaattcttatttacaatgacagcctaccggggaacagtgggttaactgccttgttcagggatagaacgacagatttttagctTGTCTATTCAAGGATTTGatgtagcaacctttcagttactggcccaacactataaccactaggctacctgccaccccaaaggTTGTAGGTTTAAGAGAATTTATGCAGCaggttcaaatcaaattttatttgtcacatacacatgtttagcagatgttattgcgggtgtagcaaaatgcttgtgtttctagctctgacagtgcagtaatatctaacaattcacaagaatacacataatatgcacaacctaaaagtaaaagaatggaattaaggaatatataaatattaggatgaacaatgttggagtggcatagactaaaatacagtagaatagaatacagtatatacatatgagatgagtaaagcaaaaatatgaacacattattaaagtggccattgATTTCAAgtatgtatatggggcagcagcctccaAAGTGCATGGttacgtaaccgggtggaagccacctagtgatggctatttaacagtctgatggccttgagatagaatctgttttcagtctctcggtcccagctttgatgcacctgtactgacctcgccttctggatgatagtggggtgaacaggcagtggctcgggtggttgttgtccttgatgatttttttggtgtgacatcgggtggtgtaggtgtgacatcgggtggtgtaggtgtcctggagggcaggtatttTTCCcctggtgatgcattgggcagaccgcaccaccctctggagagtgctgcgattgagggcggtgcagttgccgtaccaggcggtgatacagcccgacaggatgctctcaattgtgcatctgtaaaagtttgtgagggttttaggtgccaagccacatttcttcagactcctgaggttgaagaggcgctgttgcgccttcttcaccacgtgtgtgtgggtggaccatttcagatcgtcagtgatgtgtacgccgaggaacttgaagctttccacctgctccactgggtcccgtcgatgtggataggggcgtgctccctctgctgtttcctgaagtccacgatcagcttctttattttgttgacattgagtgagaggttattttcctggcaccaaacTCCCATGGCCTTcacctctctgtaggctgtcttgtcattgatGTTAATCAGGCCtattactgttgtgttgtctgcaacttgatgattgagttggaggcgtgtgtggccatgcagtcatgtgtgaacagggaatacaggagggggctgagcacgcaccgtTGTTGGGCCCCTGtgtgaggatcagcgaagtggaggtgttgtttcctaccttcaccacctgggggtgacccgtcaggaagtccaggacccagttgcacagtgcaaggttcagacccaggggccgatcttaatgatgagcttggagggtagcTAAAGAGTTAGTAGAATAGTTAGGGTTATCTAAAAGGCACACATTTTGGGGGGGACAAAAACTATCCCATCTAGGCATGACTGAATAGTCTGTCTCCAATGACATTTCAAAGCAGgtatgggcaactccagtcctcaggggccTGTTTGGTGTCACtcttttgccccagccccagctaacacaactgattccaataatcaactaatcatgatcttcactTTAGAATACAATTACTTTAATATGCTGTGTTTGGTAAGGATGAGGAAAAAGTGTGACATCTATCCGGCCCCTGATGACTTTAGTTTCCCGTCCCTGTTTTAAACTTTTGAAAATGGTCCAAAATACCTCAATGATGTTGATTACTTGAAACATCTTCTTCAGGGCCGCTGGGCACCAAATCTGGTGTCCATCATCTCTGTCCCTATGTCTTTAAACGCAACATTTTCCATGATTTTAACTCAAACTATATGGCCACTATGAGCCAATGAGCTTGCATGAAATTTTTTTCATGTCCAACAGCGCCACCATGCGGCATAACTGAACCACACTTTACAGGTTAGCTAGACTCATATACCTGAGCATTTGTGCCAAGTGTAATCACTGAATCGAACAAACTAAGGTATATAAACATGTGCCCTTTATAGTGCCACTGTGTGGACGATGTGCTTGAATATGTTGAGTCTTCACAGTGTTTGGAACATGTGTACCAAGTTTTGTTACAATATGAATATCCGTGATTGATTTATATGCAATTATGTGCCAGACCGCGCCCATGTGAATGCTTACTGGTCAATAGCGGCCATGTTGTTTCAGGTACTAGTCTGGAAAATGTTGTGTTGGGAGAACTTTGTACATAGATGCCACATATGAAATTACATACAGATCGGTTATTCGGTGCCAGAGGAGAAGCTTTTAAAGTATTTTTCACAAAATAAAAAATGGCGGAAAATCCATCATGGCAGACCTTATGGTTCCTTGAGGCAAATTTGTTCATTGTGAGGAGCGGGACCTACATACCGAATTTCATGACTAGGTCAAACGGGGTGAGGGTTGTGCCTTTTCAAAGTTTGCATGTTAAATCGATTGTTATAGCACCACCATGTGGCCTATTGGCAAGACATTGCAGGGGAGGGTGTGGCCCTTGGACCTTTACCGTCATACCAGGTTGCATCCTCCTAGGCCTTATAATCTCACAGGAATTTGCATTTTAATTTGGCGTTACAGAAGTAGAGGAATACTAATTAATGCAGCAAGCTGCGTTGCCAGGGTTCAGCTGTGCGTCCACTGTGCCACCATCAAATGTTTACGGATTCCCCAATGACAAGTTACTTCTGTACTATTTATTACGCTTGACAAATATCAGAAATCAAAATCAAACTGATCATGCAATATAATGCTTTTGAGGTATTTTGGAACATTTTCAATGATATTGAGGACCGCTGGACTGATCAGCATCAAATTTGGTACATAGCATCTACAGCATGTACCCATGTTTTTAAACGCAACATTTTCCAAGACTCTAGCTCAAACAATATGGCCACTATGAGCAAAGAGCTTAAAACCTAACTAAACCATGCTTTAGAGATTAACTAGATGCATGTCCCTGAGCTTGTGTGCCAAATTTCATCACTCGGTCAAACAGATCAAGTAATATAAACATGTGCCAGTTATAGCGCCACTATGGGGTTGATCTGAATGTGCTTGCATAGGTTGAGTATAGTCTGGAAAAAAATGCTTTCAGAGACCTTGGCCAATACATGACATGTATCAAGTTTCTTTTAGATTGGTCATTCGGTGCCAGAGTGGTAGAATTTTAAGTGCTTTTCACAAAATTCTAAATGGCAGAAAATCCAACATGGCGGACGTTATGGGTCCTTGAGGAAAAGGTGTTTCTTGTGAGGAAAGAGACCTATGTATCGAATTTCATGACCGTAGGTTACGTTGTGAGGGGTGTGAGTTTCCAAAGTTTGTATTTTAATCGCTTGTTATAGTGCCACCATCTGGCCAATTGGCAGGGAATTGCAAGAGAGGGTGTGGCACACGGGACTTTACCGTCATGTTAAGTTGCACCTTTGTAGGCATTACCATCTCACGGAAATATACATTATAATAATGAACTGGAATAATAAAAATAGGTCTTTAGCAGCCTATGCTTGCTGAACCCATAATAATAAATGCTAACAAATACAATAGGGTTTCACCAGTTTAGCTGCTGAACCCCTAACTAGGGAAGCGTGACTGACTAGTTGTGACAGCACACCACACTTGATCCACAGGAGTCCGGCGAGGACGTGCTTGTGTCCTCGCCAAAGCCTCCATCTGTTTGTGCATGACTGTTCGCCCTATGAGGAGTATCCGTTATTCACTATGCTAATGCTCTCCACACTTGCCAATGCCCTGCCACCATGCCAACTCTGGTGGTGAGAGCTATATTTACAAACAGCTGTCATGATACTGGTTCaattgtcacaatggcgtgtataagtggcagaggaagtcaggcgcaggagagtcaaatagagtgtagaatggagtactttaattaaagtcctagtaatctgctccataacactcacggaaaaaatataaaaaacaaatctgggtacgaagacccgtcgcacacctatacacaattaacacaacacatgacaacgaacaatctctgacaaacacatgaagggaaacagagggttaaatacacaacaggtaatgaatgggattgacaacaggtgtgtgggaagacaagacaaaaccaatggaaaatgaaaaatggattgatgatgactagaagaccggtgaagtcgaccgccgaacaccgcccggacaaggagaggcaacgacttcggcagaagtcgtgacatcaaTGAAGAACACAAGAGTGAATATTGATACTCTGTAACCTAATGTAACATGCAATGTAACATGCataaaacaaaaataataatcTAATTCACATAGTACTTCTAATGACTTCTAAAGAGCTAATGTATATATTAATTTTAATATAACTTTTTAAAATCTTCATAAGAAGTATTCACTCCGCAAAACACATACATGCCAATAGGGAATATAATCCATCACAAG
This window harbors:
- the LOC129813859 gene encoding uncharacterized protein LOC129813859 is translated as MDTSMDTDTLATSFHVWRYRQHFIFKEVKDKNIIVQCVLCKPKIRMLSTSKNSTSNLKKHLERKHPSMYLKSPKVEMNGPNGPTTSDSPKEPKYKRSKLENLVHQMTSQPKVNALVFNFMVDDVQSLSVLEQPAFRKLIEGLSGGKMSMTRNTFINRIEMAFSKMKDKLKENLDSVQSVCTTADIWTAHNRSYIGMTCHWIEKNELERKSAALACARIRGAHTFDTIAAKINEIHVAYNIENKLQATVTDNGSNFVKVFKEFSKGDNENDEDDNVEFEDVGNILDGADEAMHLFLLPHQKCASHALNLIASHDLAQALSQGETAQVYYSAMAKCSVVWNRVHLSPLTIAAVEDIEKMKLTAPCESRWNSEYCAVEKMVSLPETKLMDVCDSLGVPRLLSYEIAFLKEYIDVFKPLAFALDLFQGEQKCFLGLVIPTVLTLKKKLCEKKTLTLYLFDVINPVLEAIDSRFKQLFASLDAKMATATTPQFRLWWLPEAEREDMHLMLVAEATPMELTDGAPIGSDDMQSEDEFFSFGPGTGNSDTEEEVRRYLEGTSKNLSCLKYFPRVRKLFLKFNTILPSSAPVERLFSHNGNILTPQRNGLTDDQFEQVLLLRYNSKICTHDKIFPE